The Naumovozyma castellii chromosome 2, complete genome sequence ACCTTTTAGAATCAGAAATCTATACTTCGCTGACGTAAGCCTAGTAAATTGACAAAATTTCGCACCGAGATTTTTGTTGGCGATGAGATTCGAAAATATGAAGTTTGAGCATAAGTTTAACACTGAAGCTGTCTACCCTCATATCGTATATAAAGTTAACCGAACCAATATCTAAATTAATCAACAATGCCATTTGCCCAAATTGTTATCGGACCCCCCGGTTCAGGAAAATCAACATACTGTAACGGGTGTtctcaatttttcaacgCCATCGGCAGGCATGGCCAAATAGTGAACATGGATCCAGCTAATGATGCTCTACCATATCCATGTGCAGTAGACATTCGAGATTTTGTGACTCTGGAGGAGATTATGCAAGAGCAACAACTGGGCCCCAATGGAGGGTTGATGTATGCTGTGGAATCGTTAGATGAATCCATCGATCTTTTCATACTACAAATAAAATCTCTAGTTCAAGAGGAGAAGGCATATTTAGTCTTTGATTGTCCTGGACAAGTAGAGTTGTTTACTCATCATTCATCTCTgttcaaaatcttcaaaaaattggaaaaggaaCTAGATATGCGATTTTGTGTGGTGAATTTGATTGATTCTTTCTATATTACCTCCCCATCACAGTATGTTTCCATTTTGCTGTTGGCTTTGAGATCTATGTTAATGATGGACCTACCGCAAATCAATGTTTTCTCCAAGATTGATATGCTGAAATCCTATGGAGAACTACCTTTTAGATTGGATTATTACACAGAAGTGCAAGATTTAGATTATTTACAGCCATTTATTGAGAAGGAGAGTTCCAGTGTTTTGGGTAGAAGATATAGCAAGTTAACAGAAACGATTAGTGAATTGGTTTCCGATTTTAATTTGGTCTCATTTGAAGTCTTAGCTGTAGATGATAAACAAAGCATGATTAATTT is a genomic window containing:
- the GPN2 gene encoding GTPase GPN2 (ancestral locus Anc_8.712) — its product is MPFAQIVIGPPGSGKSTYCNGCSQFFNAIGRHGQIVNMDPANDALPYPCAVDIRDFVTLEEIMQEQQLGPNGGLMYAVESLDESIDLFILQIKSLVQEEKAYLVFDCPGQVELFTHHSSLFKIFKKLEKELDMRFCVVNLIDSFYITSPSQYVSILLLALRSMLMMDLPQINVFSKIDMLKSYGELPFRLDYYTEVQDLDYLQPFIEKESSSVLGRRYSKLTETISELVSDFNLVSFEVLAVDDKQSMINLQSVVDKANGYIFGASEVGGDTVWAEATREGAMMVNYDIQDRWIDNKEKYDEEERKRQEEQAKEQNMQEKEVDVDNEDEWEKALKDWEEKQGTGYVR